Genomic window (Candidatus Limnocylindria bacterium):
CATCCGTCGCTCGAGCGCGTTCACGGCGATGCCGAGCGGGATCGTGAGCGCGACATAAAGGAGCGTCGCCGCGATGAAGGCCTCCTCGGCGCGGAACGTCCGCGACTCGACGATCTCCGCTGCGAAGAGCAGCTCCGTCACGCCGATCGTCGATGCGAGAGACGTGTTCTTCACCAGCGCGATCCCGATGTTGCCCAGCGGAGGGATCACCGATCGGAACGTCTGCGGCAGCTGCACGTAGCGGAGCATCTGTGGGTACGAGAGCCCCAGCGATCGCGCGGCCTCGATCTGACCGCGGTCGACTCCGAGCAGGCCGCCGCGGACGACCTCGGCGACGTAGGCCCCGTGGTAGAGGCCCATGCCGACTACGGCGGCGCGGAAGATGTGCTCGAACGTATCGGTCGAGAAGCGGAACCCGAGGAGCGGCAGGCCAAGGAACCAGAAGAACAACTGGACGACAAGTGGCGTGTTGCGGAAGAACTCGACGTACGCGGCGCCGATCCATCGCAGCGGCGCGATCGGCGAGACGCGCATGACCGCGACGAGCGTGCCGATGATGAGCGCGCTGAGCAGACCGAGGACCGAGATCTGGATGGTGACCCAGAGACCGGTGAAGTAGAGCTGTGGGAATTCGAACGCGATCCCGCCCGGCATCGCCGCGCCCTATAGGAAACGAGGGCCGGCTACGCGCCGGCCCTCGTCCGCGTGCGTTCGATCGAGGTCAGGTCTAGTCGTCCGGCGTCCTCTTCTTGTCGAAGGAGACCGGCGAGATGTACTTCTCGTAAAGCGTCGCCCACACGCCGCTCGTGATCATCGCCACCTGCGTGCGGTTGAGGAAGTCCACGAAGCCGGTGCGGTCTCCGCCAGCGCTCTTCTTCACGCCGATGCCATACAGCTCGGTCGAGAAGTATTTCCCGACGAGCTTGGTGTTCGGGTCGGCCTTCGCGAGGCCGAAGAGGATCGTCTCGTCCGTCGAGATCGCATCCGCCTGTCCCTGCTGAAGCGCGAGGAGACAGGCCGGATAGCTGTCGAGCAGCAGCGGTCGCGCGGCGCCGCCCGTCGCCGTGGTGATGTTCTGCTCGCTCGTCGATCCGCGCTGTGCGCAGACCGTCTTGCCCGCGAGGTCGGCAGCCTCCTTGATCGACGTGTTGTCCTTCTTCACCAGGATCCGCTGGCCCGTCTTGAAGTAGACGTCTGTGAAGTCGATCTGCTTCTTGCGGTCCTCGTTGATGGTGAAGGTCTTGATGATCACGTCAGCCTTGTTGTCGGTGAGTGTCGGGATGCGTGTCGCCGACGTCACCGGTACCCACTCGATGAACTTGTCCGGGTCGTCCGACTCGCCGAAGATCGCCTTCGCGATCTCGCGGCCGTAGGCGACGTCGAATCCGTCCCACTTACCGGTCGCCGGGTTCTTCACGCTGAAGGGCGTGTTGTCTTCCTGCGTGCCGATCCGGATCTTGCCCTTCGTCTGAAGGCTGTACTGGTACGTCGCGAGATCGAATTTCGGTCGCGTCGACGTCGATGCCGATGCGGCTGGCGTCGCCGATGGTGTGGCCGTTCCGCCGCTCGTGCACGCCGTCGCGATGAACGCGAGAACGAGACCGAGCGCGAATGTCCGCGTGAGACCCCGCATGTCTTCCTCCCTGCGTGCTAGTGCCTGATGACTTTGCTGAGGAACTGCTTCGCCCGCTCCTCCCGCGGCGCTTCGAAGAACCCCGCCGTCGGCGAGTCCTCAATGATGCGCCCTTCGTCCATGAATACCACCCGGTTCGAGGCCTCCCGGGCGAAGCCGACCTCGTGCGTGATCACCAGCATCGTCATGCCCTCCCGGGCGAGATCCCGCATGACATCAAGGACCTCACGGATCATCTCGGCGTCGAGAGCGCTGGTCGGCTCGTCGAACAGCATGATCCGCGGGTCCATCGCGAGCGCCCGCGCGATCGCGACGCGCTGCTGCTGACCGCCGGATAGCCGCGTTGGATGCTGGTCGGCCTTTTCCGGGATGCCGACCTTCTCGAGGAGGGCCATCGCCTTCGCGCGCGCATCGGTCTTCGACATCCCGCGCACCTTGCGCGGCGCGAGCATGACGTTCTCGGCGGCGGTGAGGTGGGGGAACAGATTGAAGGACTGGAACACCATCCCGACGTCGCGGCGGAGCTTGTTGACGTCGACGCCGGGCTGGTGGACCGGCAGGCCGTCGACGACGAGCTCCCCGCTATCGATCGGCTCGAGCTTGTTGATGGTCCGGATCATCGTGCTCTTGCCTGAACCCGACGGACCGATGATCACGACGACGTCGCGCTCGCGGACGGTGAGGTTGATGCCACGCAACACGTGAAGCGGGCCGAAGTGCTTGTGGACGTCGCGGAACTCGATCACGCGCCGAAATCTAGGCGCTACCCTCGGGCGGTGCAGGAATTCTTCGCGGCCGCGCGCGCCGAGCTCGACCGCACGCGCGGCGTCACCGGCGTTGTCGTGCGCGAGGTCAGCGGGAAGACCCTGGTCTCGCAGCGACCCGATGAGGTCTTCCCGGCCGCGTCGGTCATCAAGATCCCCCTGGTGATGGCGCTGTACGCCGACGCCGCCGAGGGCCGTATCTCGCTGGAGGAGCGCCTGCCTGTCGGCGCGACCGTCGGGGGGACAGGCATCCTTGGTGACCTGCGTGATGTCCGGGACGTGAGCCTGCGCGACCTCGCGATGCTGACGATCGCGCTGTCGGACAACACCGCAACGAACCGGCTCATCGACCGTCTTGGTGTCGCTCGGGTCGACGAGCGGATGGCCGAATGGGGCTGCGTGAGCACCAAACTGGCTCGCGGCATGTTCGACTGGGACGCGCAAAAGCGGGGGTTGGAGAACGTCGCGTCGCCGTCCGAGATCGCGGCGCTGCTCGAGCGGCTGGTGTGCGGAGAGCTCGTGGACCGTGCGACCTCAGACGCGGTCATCGCGGTGCTCGAGCGCTGTCAGGACGACGCGATGCTGCGGCGCTA
Coding sequences:
- a CDS encoding amino acid ABC transporter permease, with protein sequence MPGGIAFEFPQLYFTGLWVTIQISVLGLLSALIIGTLVAVMRVSPIAPLRWIGAAYVEFFRNTPLVVQLFFWFLGLPLLGFRFSTDTFEHIFRAAVVGMGLYHGAYVAEVVRGGLLGVDRGQIEAARSLGLSYPQMLRYVQLPQTFRSVIPPLGNIGIALVKNTSLASTIGVTELLFAAEIVESRTFRAEEAFIAATLLYVALTIPLGIAVNALERRMLVAR
- a CDS encoding glutamate ABC transporter substrate-binding protein, giving the protein MRGLTRTFALGLVLAFIATACTSGGTATPSATPAASASTSTRPKFDLATYQYSLQTKGKIRIGTQEDNTPFSVKNPATGKWDGFDVAYGREIAKAIFGESDDPDKFIEWVPVTSATRIPTLTDNKADVIIKTFTINEDRKKQIDFTDVYFKTGQRILVKKDNTSIKEAADLAGKTVCAQRGSTSEQNITTATGGAARPLLLDSYPACLLALQQGQADAISTDETILFGLAKADPNTKLVGKYFSTELYGIGVKKSAGGDRTGFVDFLNRTQVAMITSGVWATLYEKYISPVSFDKKRTPDD
- a CDS encoding amino acid ABC transporter ATP-binding protein; the protein is MIEFRDVHKHFGPLHVLRGINLTVRERDVVVIIGPSGSGKSTMIRTINKLEPIDSGELVVDGLPVHQPGVDVNKLRRDVGMVFQSFNLFPHLTAAENVMLAPRKVRGMSKTDARAKAMALLEKVGIPEKADQHPTRLSGGQQQRVAIARALAMDPRIMLFDEPTSALDAEMIREVLDVMRDLAREGMTMLVITHEVGFAREASNRVVFMDEGRIIEDSPTAGFFEAPREERAKQFLSKVIRH
- a CDS encoding serine hydrolase, encoding MQEFFAAARAELDRTRGVTGVVVREVSGKTLVSQRPDEVFPAASVIKIPLVMALYADAAEGRISLEERLPVGATVGGTGILGDLRDVRDVSLRDLAMLTIALSDNTATNRLIDRLGVARVDERMAEWGCVSTKLARGMFDWDAQKRGLENVASPSEIAALLERLVCGELVDRATSDAVIAVLERCQDDAMLRRYLGKGGRVANKTGTLAATRNDAAIIFGPSRTVVVSAFMREVSDPLAAVHILGLIGRGAARAAGLEVPPLPFDAVAGA